From the Flavimarina sp. Hel_I_48 genome, one window contains:
- the folB gene encoding dihydroneopterin aldolase, protein MGIIRLNNIKVYAYHGCMREEGMIGSDYRVDLKVWADLTEASVSDQLEDTVDYVHLNKIVKEEMAIRSKLLEEVCQRILNRALDELSMVTKAKVEVSKLNPPINGDVHAVSVELTKKR, encoded by the coding sequence ATGGGTATAATACGATTGAACAACATAAAAGTGTACGCCTATCACGGTTGTATGCGGGAAGAGGGCATGATAGGCTCTGATTACAGGGTGGATTTAAAAGTATGGGCAGACTTAACGGAAGCTTCCGTTTCTGACCAACTGGAAGATACGGTGGATTATGTGCATCTTAACAAGATCGTCAAAGAGGAAATGGCGATACGAAGCAAATTGCTTGAAGAAGTCTGCCAGCGTATACTAAACAGGGCACTTGATGAATTATCAATGGTTACAAAAGCAAAGGTAGAAGTCAGTAAATTAAACCCGCCCATAAATGGTGATGTACATGCGGTAAGCGTAGAATTGACTAAAAAACGTTAA
- a CDS encoding glutamine--tRNA ligase/YqeY domain fusion protein: MAEEYKALNFIEQIVEEDLKNGYDKSDLRFRFPPEPNGYLHIGHCKAICLNFGLGEKYNAPVNLRFDDTNPSKEEKEYVDAIKQDIEWLGYKWDKECYSSDYFEQLYIWAVQLIKDGKAYIDSQSSEVMAEQKGTPTSPGTNSPYRDRSVSENLELFEQMKEGKFEEGMHVLRAKIDMQAPNMLLRDPLLYRVIKKAHHRTGTNWSIYPMYDWAHGESDYIEQISHSLCSLEFKPHRPLYEWLVDEVYTSNTKPKQREFARLNLNYTIMSKRKLLTLVEQQVVNGWDDPRMPTISGLRRRGYTPGAIRSFIDAVGVAKRDNIIDVSLLEFHIREDLNKTAPRVMAVLDPIKVVITNYPDDKVEWLDAENNPEDESAGERKVPFAKELYIEREDFKEDAGKKFFRLTLGEEVRLKNAYIIKGEHVVKDTSGNITEIHCSYDVDSLSGSGTEASKRKVKGTLHWVAINHAIKAEIRLYDRLFLNESPDGDKERDFMEFLNPKSLQKIVGYLEPSLKDVQVGEMFQFQRMGYFNVDKDSTSDQLVFNSTVPLRDTWAKVSQEKPAEKKQAPKPKQQMPQKSPMDYIKKSGKKLANLPDAKRINTIAQIQEHAKKVDYEELSELFNTSVKKIGTRLAVLETLKVLIAMNKAKKTDPEVAQYIEDMRTSGNELLENAVSDL; the protein is encoded by the coding sequence ATGGCTGAAGAATATAAAGCACTTAATTTTATAGAACAGATCGTAGAAGAAGATCTAAAAAATGGATACGATAAGAGCGATCTGAGGTTTCGTTTTCCACCAGAGCCTAATGGCTATTTACATATAGGACATTGCAAGGCCATCTGTTTAAACTTTGGCCTTGGGGAAAAATACAATGCCCCGGTCAACTTGCGTTTCGACGATACAAACCCTTCTAAAGAAGAAAAAGAATACGTAGATGCCATTAAACAGGATATAGAATGGCTGGGTTACAAATGGGACAAAGAGTGCTATTCTTCAGATTATTTTGAGCAGTTGTACATCTGGGCAGTTCAGCTTATCAAAGATGGCAAGGCCTATATAGATTCGCAGAGCAGCGAGGTTATGGCAGAACAAAAGGGAACACCTACCAGTCCCGGTACAAACAGCCCGTATAGAGATCGTAGTGTTTCAGAAAACCTGGAGCTTTTTGAACAAATGAAAGAAGGCAAGTTTGAGGAGGGAATGCATGTTCTAAGGGCAAAAATTGATATGCAGGCGCCTAACATGCTCTTGCGCGATCCTTTGTTGTATAGGGTTATAAAAAAAGCGCACCACCGTACTGGCACAAACTGGTCTATTTACCCTATGTACGACTGGGCACATGGCGAGAGCGATTACATTGAACAGATCAGTCACAGTTTGTGTTCGCTAGAGTTTAAGCCGCACCGGCCACTTTATGAATGGCTCGTGGACGAGGTGTATACCAGTAATACCAAACCAAAACAACGAGAGTTTGCGCGCTTAAATTTGAATTATACCATTATGAGCAAGCGTAAATTGCTTACGCTCGTAGAACAGCAGGTAGTCAACGGTTGGGACGATCCCCGTATGCCCACTATCTCTGGATTACGCAGAAGGGGCTACACACCAGGGGCTATACGTAGTTTTATTGACGCCGTAGGTGTTGCAAAAAGGGACAATATCATTGATGTTTCTTTGTTGGAATTCCATATACGTGAAGATCTTAATAAAACCGCGCCCCGGGTTATGGCGGTTCTTGATCCAATTAAAGTGGTCATAACCAATTATCCTGATGACAAAGTAGAATGGCTTGACGCGGAAAATAATCCTGAAGATGAAAGTGCCGGTGAACGTAAAGTGCCTTTTGCAAAAGAATTATACATAGAACGCGAGGATTTTAAAGAAGATGCTGGTAAAAAATTCTTCCGTCTAACGCTTGGAGAAGAAGTGCGGTTGAAAAACGCATACATCATAAAAGGGGAGCATGTCGTAAAGGATACCAGCGGAAACATTACCGAAATCCATTGTAGTTATGATGTGGATTCATTGAGTGGAAGCGGTACCGAGGCCAGTAAGCGCAAAGTTAAAGGGACGTTGCACTGGGTAGCGATAAATCATGCGATTAAGGCTGAAATCAGGCTTTATGACCGTCTTTTCTTAAATGAATCGCCAGATGGTGACAAAGAAAGAGACTTTATGGAGTTCCTAAACCCAAAAAGCCTGCAAAAAATCGTGGGCTACCTTGAACCCAGTTTGAAAGATGTACAGGTAGGGGAAATGTTCCAGTTTCAACGTATGGGTTATTTTAACGTAGATAAGGATAGTACGAGTGATCAACTGGTTTTTAACAGTACCGTACCGCTTCGCGATACCTGGGCTAAAGTTTCTCAGGAAAAACCCGCCGAAAAGAAACAAGCACCAAAACCCAAGCAGCAAATGCCTCAAAAATCTCCGATGGATTACATTAAAAAATCGGGTAAGAAACTGGCAAACCTACCGGATGCAAAACGTATCAATACCATTGCCCAGATCCAGGAGCATGCTAAAAAGGTTGATTACGAAGAGTTGAGTGAACTTTTCAATACTTCGGTAAAGAAAATAGGAACACGTCTGGCGGTTTTAGAAACCTTGAAAGTGCTGATAGCAATGAATAAAGCTAAAAAGACAGACCCTGAAGTCGCTCAATATATAGAAGATATGAGAACTTCTGGTAACGAACTGCTTGAAAACGCAGTTAGTGATCTTTAA
- a CDS encoding YtxH domain-containing protein yields the protein MSKTGNTLLALITGAAIGSVVALLYAPESGDETRKKISKNAKDAKRKLDKQIKETSESLSSSAQKAKKNFDHKLEETLSSASGKADDILVAMEKKLEDLRRKNAHATDKAEGVVDNVKDMNVPRGAKA from the coding sequence ATGTCAAAAACAGGAAACACTTTACTAGCCTTAATAACAGGAGCCGCAATAGGTTCTGTAGTTGCATTGCTTTATGCTCCAGAAAGCGGAGATGAAACACGCAAGAAGATTTCAAAAAATGCTAAAGACGCTAAAAGAAAGTTAGATAAGCAGATCAAAGAAACTTCGGAATCTTTAAGCAGTTCTGCTCAGAAGGCAAAAAAAAACTTTGATCACAAGTTAGAGGAAACCCTTAGCTCAGCAAGTGGAAAAGCAGACGATATTCTCGTTGCAATGGAAAAAAAGCTTGAAGATTTGAGAAGAAAAAATGCACATGCTACAGATAAAGCGGAAGGCGTTGTAGATAATGTAAAAGATATGAATGTACCTAGAGGTGCAAAAGCATAA
- a CDS encoding phage holin family protein, which produces MSIFNLSENFKILSDDFQTAMESSMEFYKLDFFGKFMKGAVSMVNLLIIGSAFMIFLLFFSVAIAIVIGDALESLSAGYFIVAGFYFVLFLFMLIFGKPIITKKVLTKYSKVVFNEETQKQVLDDKFKKLVD; this is translated from the coding sequence ATGTCTATTTTTAATTTATCTGAAAATTTTAAGATTTTAAGCGATGATTTTCAAACTGCCATGGAGAGCAGTATGGAATTTTACAAGCTTGATTTCTTCGGAAAATTTATGAAAGGTGCTGTTTCTATGGTCAATTTATTGATCATAGGAAGTGCTTTCATGATCTTTCTATTGTTTTTTTCAGTCGCAATTGCCATTGTTATTGGCGATGCTTTAGAAAGCCTCAGTGCCGGGTATTTTATCGTCGCGGGATTTTATTTTGTGTTATTCTTGTTCATGCTTATTTTTGGTAAGCCTATTATTACTAAAAAAGTATTGACTAAATATTCTAAAGTAGTCTTCAACGAGGAAACCCAAAAACAGGTCTTAGATGACAAATTTAAAAAATTAGTAGATTGA
- a CDS encoding DUF6327 family protein encodes MKVYSSFEQIEHDLKILKLQQQIDKEQLKADVNDMKSNFNPVGSIANTVGAIVKKAFVYKAVDKLVGIKKVKNKNYE; translated from the coding sequence ATGAAAGTATATTCTTCCTTCGAACAAATTGAGCACGATCTTAAAATTTTAAAATTGCAACAGCAGATCGATAAAGAACAGCTAAAGGCTGACGTTAACGATATGAAAAGCAATTTTAACCCTGTGGGTTCCATTGCTAATACCGTGGGGGCTATTGTCAAGAAAGCTTTTGTTTACAAGGCTGTTGATAAGCTAGTAGGTATTAAAAAGGTCAAGAATAAAAATTACGAATAG
- a CDS encoding SPFH domain-containing protein has translation MFILPIVGFLLLILLFSSIFIVRQQTAAIIERLGKFTSVRKSGIQFKIPFIDRVVGRVNLRIQQLDVIVETKTKDDVFVRLKISVQFRVVKTNVYDAFYELEDPQNQITSYVFDVVRSEVPKMKLDDVFERKDDIAVAVKSELNQAMTDYGYDIIKTLVTDIDPDQQVKIAMNRINASEREKVAAEYEAEADRIKIVAKARAEAESKRLQGQGIADQRREIARGLEESVEVLNNVGINSQEASALIVVTQHYDTLQSMGEATNSNLILMPNSPQAGSEMLNNMIASFAASNQIGEQMKKQNAENGLGKNKKPRKKPPIGRIDTDDFDPSLD, from the coding sequence ATGTTTATTCTTCCCATTGTAGGCTTCCTACTCCTAATTCTGCTCTTTTCCTCCATATTTATTGTGCGCCAGCAGACTGCGGCAATAATTGAACGTCTGGGTAAGTTTACCAGCGTTCGTAAATCTGGTATTCAGTTTAAAATCCCTTTTATAGACCGTGTGGTAGGTCGCGTAAACCTGCGTATTCAACAGCTGGATGTTATCGTGGAAACCAAGACGAAAGATGACGTTTTTGTACGTCTTAAGATTTCGGTACAGTTCAGGGTGGTGAAAACAAACGTATATGATGCCTTTTATGAACTTGAAGATCCACAAAACCAGATTACCTCTTATGTTTTTGACGTGGTACGTTCTGAAGTGCCAAAAATGAAACTGGATGATGTATTTGAAAGAAAAGATGATATTGCCGTTGCCGTAAAAAGCGAACTTAATCAGGCCATGACTGATTATGGTTATGATATTATCAAAACACTGGTAACAGATATTGATCCTGACCAGCAGGTAAAAATTGCCATGAACCGTATTAACGCTTCAGAACGGGAAAAAGTTGCTGCAGAATATGAAGCAGAAGCAGATCGTATTAAAATCGTGGCAAAAGCGCGTGCAGAAGCCGAAAGCAAGCGTTTACAGGGTCAGGGTATAGCAGACCAGCGCAGGGAGATCGCACGCGGTCTGGAAGAGTCTGTAGAGGTTTTGAACAATGTGGGCATAAACTCTCAGGAAGCATCTGCACTAATTGTGGTAACGCAGCATTACGACACCCTGCAATCTATGGGAGAGGCAACCAATTCAAACCTGATTCTTATGCCAAATTCGCCACAGGCAGGAAGTGAAATGCTCAATAACATGATCGCTAGTTTTGCCGCTTCTAATCAGATAGGTGAACAAATGAAGAAGCAAAATGCTGAAAATGGACTTGGCAAGAATAAAAAGCCTCGTAAAAAACCTCCTATTGGTCGCATAGATACTGACGACTTTGATCCTTCTTTGGACTAA